A portion of the Oncorhynchus masou masou isolate Uvic2021 chromosome 11, UVic_Omas_1.1, whole genome shotgun sequence genome contains these proteins:
- the LOC135548942 gene encoding uncharacterized protein LOC135548942 translates to MISIVITSQVHCHDFHRSLPHQNPTPPVYPHQNPTPPVYPHQNPFSLPHSPSLPHQNPTTRTPLLQFTPPEPHSPSLPPPEPHSPSLPHQNPTPPPHQNPFSLPHSPSLPPPEPHSSSLPPPEPHSPSLPPPEPHSSSLPHQNPTPPVYPHQNPTPPVYPHQNPTPSLPHQNPTPPVYPTPTPQHPRTPPQFTPTRTPSVYPTPPVYPHTSSLHQNPTPPVYPTTPLPQHPTRTPPQFTPPEPHSPSLPPPEPHSSSLPHQNPTPPVYPHQNPTPPVYPTRTPSVYPTPPVYPHQNPTPPFTPLPSLPPPEPHSSSLPPPEPHSPVYPTRTPLPQFNQNPTPQFTPPEPHSHSLPPPEPLQFNPPVYPHQHPTPPVYPHQNPTPPVYPTRTPLPQFTVYPTRTPHSLPPPEPLQDPTPPTPTSTPLPQFTPTSTILVYPHQNPFSLPHSPVYPHQHPTPPVPPEHPTPPVYPHQNPFSLPHSHSLPHQHPTPPVYSHQNPTPTVYPTSTPLPQFTATRTPLPQFTPTRTQILQFTPTRTPSVYPTPPVYPHQNPFSLPH, encoded by the exons ATGATCAGCATTGTCATCACATCGCAGGtccactgtcacgacttccaccgaag tttaccccaccagaaccccactcccccagtttacccccaccagaaccccactcccccagtttacccCCACCAGAACCCCTTCAGtttaccccactcccccagtttacccCACCAGAACCCCACTACCAGAACCCCACTCCTCCAGTTTACCCCACCagaaccccactcccccagtttacccccaccagaaccccactcccccagtttaccccaccagaaccccactcccccaccccaccAGAACCCCTTCAGtttaccccactcccccagtttacccccaccagaaccccactcctccagtttacccccaccagaaccccactcccccagtttacccCCACCAGAACCCCACTCCTCCAGTTTACCCCACCagaaccccactcccccagtttacccCCACCAGAACCCCACTCCTCCAGTTTACCCCCACCAGAACCCCACCCCCAGTTTACCCCACCagaaccccactcccccagtttaccccacccccaccccccagcaCCCCAGAACCCCCCCCCAGTTTACCCCCACCAGAACCCCTTCAGtttaccccactcccccagtttacccCCACACCTCCAGTTTACACCagaaccccactcccccagtttacccCACAACCCCACTCCCCCAGCACCCCACCAGAACCCCCCCCCAGTTTACCCCACCagaaccccactcccccagtttacccCCACCAGAACCCCACTCCTCCAGTTTACCCCACCagaaccccactcccccagtttacccccaccagaaccccactcccccagtttacccCACCAGAACCCCTTCAGtttaccccactcccccagtttacccccaccagaaccccactcctcca TTTACCCCACTCCCCAGTTTACCCCCACCAGAACCCCACTCCTCCAGTTTACCCCCACCAGAACCCCACTCCCCAGTTTACCCCACCagaaccccactcccccagtttaacCAGAACCCCACTCCCCAGTTTACCCCACCAGAACCCCACTCCCACAGTTTACCCCCACCAGAACCCCTTCAGTTTAATCCCCCAGTTTACCcccaccagcaccccactcccccagtttacccccaccagaaccccactcccccagtttaccccaccagaaccccactcccccagtttactGTTTACCCCACCAGAACCCCACACAGTTTACCCCCACCAGAACCCCTTCAGGACCCCACTCCCCCAACCcccaccagcaccccactcccccagtttacccCCACCAGCACCATCCTAGTTTACCCCCACCAGAACCCCTTCAGTTTACCCCACTCCCCAGTTTACCcccaccagcaccccactcccccagtacccccagagcaccccactcccccagtttacccCCACCAGAACCCCTTCAGTTTACCCCACTCCCACAGTTTACcccaccagcaccccactcccccagtttacaGCCACCAGAACCCCACTCCCACAGTTTACcccaccagcaccccactcccccagtttacagccaccagaaccccactcccccagtttacccCCACCAGAACCCAAATCCTCCAGTTTACCCCCACCAGAACCCCTTCAGtttaccccactcccccagtttacccCCACCAGAACCCCTTCAGTTTACCCCACTAG